The following coding sequences lie in one Leucobacter allii genomic window:
- a CDS encoding LysR family transcriptional regulator translates to MDSRSLPAFDLNLLRPLLALLEERSVTRAADRLHLSQPATSAALARLRRHYDDALLVRVGRTMQLTPFARDLLPAVGRAAAELEPVIGRKRLFDPARTERRFVIGATDYMTAILAGPVLRVLSSEAPRASLDFAPQPVRDGTLAPYDRLDLIVGPEGFGLPGASEELFVDDFVLIADPGNPLVRHPRPSIAELVELPHAIAYLNDPDHDNLQDLLGRAGIDRIIVGARLFGLATLPLLVADTEMVALVPRMLAAKASRTLSLAVFELPRGMEIPMAERMYWHPRDDADPAIEWLRGVLARTVPALSREPSGPAPRLLSPAAGPGDGDGDAGRAPARRGSGEPRVRPSGHGSSPRHPASG, encoded by the coding sequence ATGGATAGTCGGAGCCTGCCCGCGTTCGACCTGAACCTCCTGCGGCCGTTGCTGGCGCTGCTCGAGGAGCGGAGCGTCACCCGCGCCGCGGATCGCCTGCACCTGAGTCAGCCCGCGACCTCCGCGGCGCTGGCGCGACTGCGGCGCCACTACGACGACGCGCTTCTCGTGCGCGTCGGCCGCACGATGCAGCTGACCCCGTTCGCACGCGACCTGCTGCCGGCGGTCGGCCGCGCCGCCGCCGAACTCGAGCCGGTCATCGGACGCAAACGGCTGTTCGACCCCGCGCGCACGGAGCGCCGCTTCGTGATCGGCGCCACCGACTACATGACGGCGATCCTCGCGGGGCCCGTGCTCAGGGTGCTCTCGAGCGAGGCGCCGCGCGCCTCGCTCGACTTCGCGCCGCAGCCCGTCCGCGACGGCACGCTCGCGCCCTACGACCGGCTCGACCTCATCGTCGGCCCCGAGGGCTTCGGGCTGCCCGGCGCGAGCGAGGAGCTCTTCGTCGACGACTTCGTGCTCATCGCCGACCCGGGCAACCCCCTCGTCCGCCACCCGCGGCCGAGCATCGCGGAGCTCGTCGAGCTGCCGCACGCGATCGCCTACCTCAACGATCCCGACCACGACAATCTGCAGGACCTGCTGGGACGCGCGGGCATCGACCGGATCATCGTCGGGGCGCGACTGTTCGGCCTCGCGACGCTGCCGCTGCTCGTGGCCGACACCGAGATGGTCGCGCTCGTGCCCCGCATGCTCGCGGCGAAGGCCTCGCGCACGCTGAGCCTGGCCGTGTTCGAGCTGCCGCGCGGCATGGAGATCCCGATGGCGGAGCGCATGTACTGGCACCCGCGCGACGACGCCGATCCCGCGATCGAATGGCTGCGGGGCGTGCTGGCGCGCACCGTGCCGGCGCTCTCCCGGGAGCCGAGCGGCCCCGCGCCGCGCCTGCTGAGCCCGGCCGCGGGTCCGGGGGACGGCGACGGCGATGCCGGCCGGGCGCCTGCCCGGCGCGGGAGCGGCGAACCCCGGGTCCGGCCGTCCGGACACGGTTCATCCCCGCGCCACCCCGCGTCGGGCTAG